A single Sphingomonas kaistensis DNA region contains:
- a CDS encoding flagellar biosynthesis repressor FlbT — MTLRISLRDGEKVVINGAVIRASGRTDLAIESKVTILRGREIMTPADATTPARALYFHTMMAYLDPDGIAGHHSAILATIPAVATLSACESGRQAIAKFATRAASADYYRALGECRTLMRLEEQALATVEEQAA; from the coding sequence ATGACGCTGAGGATTTCCCTTCGCGACGGCGAAAAGGTGGTGATCAACGGAGCGGTGATCCGCGCCTCAGGCCGCACCGACCTCGCGATCGAAAGCAAGGTCACCATCCTGCGCGGCCGCGAGATCATGACCCCGGCCGACGCCACCACCCCGGCCCGCGCGCTCTATTTCCACACCATGATGGCCTATCTCGATCCCGACGGCATTGCCGGCCACCACAGCGCCATCCTGGCGACGATCCCGGCGGTCGCGACCCTCTCCGCGTGCGAAAGCGGGCGCCAGGCCATCGCCAAGTTCGCGACGCGCGCGGCGAGCGCCGATTATTATCGCGCGCTGGGCGAATGCCGGACACTGATGCGGCTCGAAGAACAGGCTCTTGCTACTGTCGAGGAGCAGGCAGCCTGA
- a CDS encoding FlgK family flagellar hook-associated protein: MSLSDILGSALSGLNAAQAGLRSASNNIANVNTPGYARERVPLETGVTAGRVSGVRALEAIRVADRFLESTVYRRASDWGQAEAVAGSLDRLQALLGAPGDDSGLPARLDAIGAAAVAMTGAAGSEPTVRGFVTSVGQALSALQTLDGDVAALRIDAEREVSYTVDTINNLLRRIDGLNDSVARQAAGGRAANGAVDQRMTAVEELAGLIKIEVRQGVDGRLSIDTAGGATLLDRRLRLLDYPPSEGSLQPLYPAVKLRFAADDGSLGPETGERLDSLAAGGRLGGLIDLRDRRLPAFAEEIGSLFGGLAESLNAVSNAGTTVPAPARLDGALTGFAASDRLGFSGKAVFAALQTDGTLAAKFTLDFGALGAGATILDAVDAINAGLGGAASASLTNGKLSIAGAGGLRVAVAQDPSAPSSRAGIGFAQLFGLNDLVSGPRTFGPAGFTAADPHGCGTGEAVKMVLRGPDGRVLAEDSLVPAAGGTIGDLVTALNAGPLSAFGTASLDARGRIAFTPVVNLPTANLSVVSDTTSRFGTGRSLSSLLLPLGNETGLAGAAIRPDIAASGRALPLARIDTAAAVGARAIGPGDSRGANAFVDQLRAAVDLGRGRVSGMESYASFVLGQTGLDAAGAKDRLADMEARRSDAVNRRDSYSGVNIDEELASLVTLQNSYSAAARVMSTATQMYDTLIGMVGR, translated from the coding sequence ATGAGCCTGTCCGACATTCTCGGTTCGGCCCTGTCGGGGCTGAACGCGGCCCAGGCAGGGCTGCGTTCGGCGTCGAACAACATCGCCAACGTCAATACGCCCGGTTACGCCCGCGAGCGGGTGCCGCTGGAAACGGGGGTCACCGCCGGCCGGGTCAGCGGGGTTCGCGCCCTGGAAGCGATCCGGGTCGCCGACCGATTCCTCGAATCCACCGTTTATCGCCGGGCGAGCGACTGGGGGCAGGCCGAAGCGGTCGCGGGATCGCTCGACCGCTTGCAGGCGCTGCTCGGCGCGCCCGGCGACGACAGCGGCCTCCCTGCACGGCTCGACGCGATCGGCGCGGCGGCAGTGGCGATGACCGGGGCGGCGGGAAGCGAGCCGACCGTGCGCGGCTTCGTAACCTCCGTCGGTCAGGCGTTGTCCGCCTTGCAGACGCTAGATGGCGATGTCGCCGCGCTACGCATCGATGCCGAGCGCGAGGTCAGCTACACGGTCGACACCATCAACAATCTGCTGCGCCGGATCGACGGCCTCAACGACAGCGTCGCCCGCCAGGCGGCCGGCGGGCGCGCCGCCAATGGCGCGGTGGACCAGCGAATGACCGCGGTCGAGGAGCTGGCCGGGCTGATCAAGATCGAGGTGCGGCAGGGTGTGGACGGGCGACTGTCGATCGACACTGCCGGCGGGGCGACCCTGCTCGACCGGCGGTTGCGGCTGCTCGATTACCCGCCGAGCGAGGGGTCGCTGCAGCCGCTCTATCCGGCGGTCAAACTGCGCTTTGCCGCGGACGATGGCAGCCTCGGCCCCGAAACGGGCGAACGGCTGGACAGCTTGGCGGCGGGCGGGCGGCTGGGCGGCCTGATCGACCTTCGCGACCGCCGCCTGCCGGCCTTTGCCGAAGAGATCGGAAGCCTGTTCGGCGGGCTTGCCGAAAGCCTGAACGCGGTCAGCAATGCCGGGACCACCGTCCCCGCGCCGGCCCGGCTCGATGGCGCGCTGACCGGTTTTGCGGCGAGCGACCGGCTGGGGTTTAGCGGCAAGGCGGTATTCGCCGCGCTGCAAACGGACGGCACGCTGGCGGCCAAGTTCACGCTCGATTTCGGCGCGCTGGGCGCAGGCGCGACGATCCTGGACGCGGTGGACGCGATCAATGCCGGGCTGGGCGGCGCGGCGAGCGCCAGTCTCACCAACGGCAAGCTCAGTATCGCGGGCGCGGGCGGGCTGAGGGTCGCGGTGGCGCAGGACCCCTCCGCACCGAGTAGCCGCGCCGGCATCGGCTTTGCGCAATTGTTCGGTCTCAACGATCTCGTCAGCGGCCCGCGGACCTTTGGCCCGGCCGGCTTCACCGCCGCCGATCCGCATGGCTGCGGAACGGGCGAAGCGGTGAAGATGGTGCTGCGCGGGCCCGACGGCCGGGTGCTGGCCGAGGACAGCCTCGTGCCGGCCGCCGGCGGCACGATCGGCGATCTCGTCACCGCACTCAATGCGGGGCCGCTCAGCGCGTTCGGGACCGCGTCTTTGGACGCGCGCGGCCGCATCGCCTTCACCCCCGTCGTTAACCTGCCGACCGCCAACCTGTCGGTGGTGTCCGACACCACCAGCCGGTTCGGGACCGGCCGCTCCTTGTCCTCGCTGCTGCTGCCATTGGGCAACGAGACGGGGCTAGCGGGCGCCGCCATTCGGCCGGACATCGCCGCGAGCGGCCGAGCGCTGCCCCTCGCCCGGATCGACACCGCGGCGGCGGTCGGCGCCAGGGCGATCGGTCCGGGCGACAGCCGGGGCGCCAATGCCTTTGTTGACCAACTGCGCGCCGCGGTGGATCTTGGCCGTGGGCGGGTGTCAGGCATGGAGAGCTATGCAAGCTTCGTGCTCGGCCAGACCGGGCTCGACGCCGCCGGGGCGAAGGATCGCCTTGCCGACATGGAAGCCCGCCGCTCGGATGCGGTCAATCGCCGCGACAGCTATTCGGGCGTCAACATCGACGAGGAATTGGCGAGCCTCGTCACCTTGCAGAACAGCTATTCGGCCGCAGCGCGGGTGATGAGCACGGCGACGCAGATGTACGACACTCTGATCGGGATGGTGGGACGATGA
- a CDS encoding sigma-70 family RNA polymerase sigma factor, protein MSKTTAALEVVVAEIKAIHAAADGKPSARQRRDTDVAFMRLLRLLSPRFRHFIRQYGLGGHWDDAEQCCAIAVHRAIEAYDPEKAQFTTFVNWQIRGELQSLRFRVMTDQRPSAQKVSATTVSLHSVTASADGEEASLESLIEDEDALARTEASASDYLARAAAQCLIEEFVQKGRHAALEGLRRKQPKRELARALKAGGRAGLDEEAVEAIETRLERDREILSARVFGELADYDAPEGSGLSREQVRQIGKRAAKVMAELAEVNPRFQVMADYGPTIASRKADKAASLLPDAASASATRVVAVHDLDADAGVVPIRRPGARPGRMAA, encoded by the coding sequence ATGTCCAAGACCACTGCAGCGCTCGAAGTCGTCGTCGCCGAGATCAAGGCGATCCACGCCGCCGCCGACGGCAAGCCGTCCGCCCGTCAGCGCCGCGACACCGATGTCGCTTTCATGCGCCTGCTGCGGCTGCTCAGCCCGCGCTTTCGCCACTTCATCCGCCAATATGGCCTTGGCGGGCATTGGGACGATGCCGAACAATGCTGCGCCATCGCCGTCCACCGCGCGATCGAGGCCTACGACCCCGAAAAAGCGCAGTTCACCACCTTCGTGAACTGGCAGATCCGCGGCGAGCTGCAGTCGCTCCGCTTCCGCGTCATGACCGACCAGCGCCCCTCGGCGCAAAAGGTCTCGGCGACCACCGTGTCGCTCCACAGCGTCACCGCCAGCGCCGACGGCGAGGAAGCCTCGCTGGAATCGCTGATCGAGGACGAAGACGCGCTGGCCCGCACCGAGGCCTCGGCCAGCGACTACCTCGCCCGTGCCGCCGCCCAGTGCCTGATCGAGGAATTCGTGCAAAAGGGCCGCCACGCGGCGCTCGAGGGGCTGCGACGCAAACAGCCGAAGCGCGAACTTGCCCGTGCCCTCAAGGCCGGCGGCCGCGCCGGGCTGGACGAGGAAGCGGTGGAGGCGATCGAAACCAGGCTCGAACGCGACCGCGAGATCCTTTCGGCCCGGGTGTTCGGCGAACTCGCCGACTATGACGCGCCCGAAGGCAGCGGCCTCAGCCGCGAGCAGGTCCGCCAGATCGGCAAGCGCGCCGCCAAGGTGATGGCCGAATTGGCCGAAGTGAACCCACGCTTCCAGGTCATGGCCGACTACGGCCCGACCATCGCCAGCCGCAAGGCGGACAAGGCGGCGAGCCTGCTCCCCGACGCCGCCTCGGCCAGCGCCACCCGGGTGGTCGCGGTGCATGACCTCGACGCCGACGCCGGCGTGGTCCCCATCCGCCGTCCCGGCGCCCGTCCGGGGCGTATGGCCGCCTGA
- a CDS encoding flagellin, with translation MRNLSARTMLVRQEAHAVVGARIGTTLSIMDSQMAGMEESLSKLRDGLLSASGTGRADGLQEVIEEAFQRFRTGLNSDEAGQFLFAGSQTATAPFAPPSLAACAGVPTVNAFRNDGVTAEARVADGLDLTYGTTASAIGSELFGAFRTLAEAGTIGPAPTPAQITAINEAVSQLNDGLKTLRAAHAENGRRQAQVEDLASRASERTLILEKMVSKNEDADLAEVASQLVQRQTTLEASYALFARLSNLSLINFMR, from the coding sequence ATGCGCAACCTGTCGGCGCGCACGATGCTGGTCCGGCAGGAAGCGCATGCCGTGGTCGGAGCGCGGATCGGCACCACCTTGTCGATCATGGATTCGCAGATGGCGGGCATGGAGGAGTCGCTGTCCAAGCTGCGCGACGGGCTGCTGTCGGCCAGCGGCACCGGGCGCGCCGATGGCTTGCAGGAAGTGATCGAGGAAGCCTTTCAGCGCTTTCGCACTGGGCTCAACAGCGACGAGGCGGGGCAGTTCCTGTTCGCCGGATCGCAGACCGCGACCGCGCCGTTCGCCCCGCCCAGCCTTGCCGCCTGCGCCGGGGTGCCGACCGTCAATGCGTTTCGCAACGACGGGGTGACCGCCGAAGCACGGGTCGCCGACGGGCTCGACCTCACCTACGGCACTACCGCCAGCGCGATCGGGTCCGAGCTGTTCGGCGCGTTCCGGACGCTGGCCGAGGCGGGCACCATCGGCCCGGCGCCGACCCCGGCGCAGATCACCGCCATCAACGAAGCGGTGAGCCAGCTCAACGACGGGCTCAAGACCCTGCGTGCCGCCCATGCCGAAAACGGGCGGCGGCAGGCGCAGGTCGAGGACTTGGCGTCGCGGGCGTCGGAGCGGACGTTGATCCTCGAAAAGATGGTGTCCAAGAACGAGGATGCGGACCTTGCCGAAGTGGCGAGCCAGTTGGTCCAGCGCCAGACCACCTTGGAGGCAAGCTACGCCCTGTTCGCGCGGCTTTCGAACCTCAGCCTGATCAACTTCATGCGCTAA
- a CDS encoding methyl-accepting chemotaxis protein produces the protein MMTSFRENAPIRSKLLTVAASMTALVSVPAIAALIRGDMVTAAIGGAAAVTAAALGAWYREAIAFPYVSTVVRMEALAAGDLDSPIEFTHYADCVGRLTKAMFVFRDTAKKQLVAQADEQAAVVDLFGDALKALRSGDLTVRITADAPPAYEALKQGYNEAVAAIGELIRSVAESTVEIRTGSSEIAQASEDLARRTESNAASLEETSAAIVQMDERLKATAGAATQTVGRADQAIATVSGGRGLADQAVQAMGRVSDSAKGIDSVIEGLDKIAFQTRVLAMNAAVEAGRAGEAGRGFAVVADLVSALAMRAEEEAKRARDQLTVTQTDIVTAVEAVGQVDGALENISVDVGEVHQLVGQIASDNQAQALAITEINSAIASMDQSTQQNAAMVEETSAAARNLLGEVSGLADQAARFRVEAGGAGRSAAAAAPAKLPKRGKEGAYQSPVKPLPASAIHALTRPVEADWNEF, from the coding sequence ATGATGACATCCTTCCGCGAGAACGCGCCGATCCGGTCCAAGCTGTTGACGGTGGCGGCGTCGATGACGGCGCTGGTCAGCGTGCCCGCAATCGCGGCGCTGATCCGCGGGGACATGGTGACGGCAGCGATCGGCGGGGCGGCGGCGGTCACTGCCGCGGCGCTCGGCGCCTGGTATCGCGAGGCCATCGCTTTTCCTTATGTGAGCACGGTGGTGCGCATGGAAGCGCTTGCCGCGGGTGATCTCGATTCGCCGATCGAGTTCACCCATTACGCCGATTGCGTCGGGCGCTTGACCAAGGCGATGTTCGTGTTCCGCGATACGGCCAAGAAGCAATTGGTGGCGCAGGCGGACGAGCAGGCCGCCGTGGTGGATCTGTTCGGCGATGCCCTGAAGGCGCTTCGGAGCGGCGATCTGACGGTGCGGATCACCGCCGACGCGCCGCCTGCTTATGAAGCGCTGAAGCAGGGCTATAACGAGGCGGTGGCGGCGATCGGGGAGCTGATCCGTTCGGTCGCGGAAAGCACGGTAGAAATCCGCACCGGTAGCAGCGAGATTGCGCAGGCGAGCGAGGATCTGGCCCGGCGCACCGAAAGCAATGCCGCGAGCCTGGAGGAAACCAGCGCCGCGATCGTGCAGATGGACGAGCGGTTGAAGGCGACGGCCGGGGCGGCGACGCAGACCGTCGGGCGCGCCGATCAGGCGATCGCCACCGTCAGCGGCGGGCGCGGGCTTGCCGATCAGGCGGTGCAGGCGATGGGCCGGGTCAGCGACAGCGCCAAGGGCATCGACAGCGTGATCGAGGGCCTCGACAAGATCGCGTTCCAGACCCGCGTGCTGGCGATGAATGCGGCGGTCGAAGCGGGCCGGGCGGGCGAAGCGGGGCGCGGGTTCGCGGTCGTCGCCGATCTCGTCAGCGCGCTGGCGATGCGCGCCGAGGAAGAAGCGAAGCGGGCGCGCGATCAGCTGACCGTGACCCAGACCGATATCGTGACCGCGGTGGAGGCCGTCGGCCAGGTCGACGGCGCGCTCGAGAATATCTCGGTCGATGTCGGCGAAGTGCATCAGCTGGTCGGACAGATCGCCAGCGACAATCAGGCGCAGGCGCTGGCGATCACCGAGATCAATTCGGCGATCGCGAGCATGGACCAGTCGACCCAGCAGAATGCGGCGATGGTGGAGGAAACCTCGGCCGCGGCGCGCAATCTGCTCGGTGAGGTGAGCGGGCTTGCCGATCAGGCGGCGCGCTTCCGCGTCGAAGCGGGCGGGGCGGGGCGTTCGGCCGCGGCTGCCGCCCCCGCCAAGCTGCCGAAGCGCGGCAAGGAAGGGGCCTATCAGTCCCCGGTGAAGCCGCTTCCGGCCTCCGCAATTCACGCGCTGACCCGCCCGGTCGAGGCGGACTGGAACGAGTTTTAA
- a CDS encoding SPL family radical SAM protein, translating into MELHTSRPERLRTWRPSRALITRAARDHDHGRAIAQRAAALGIPVVELAGNQLRLGLPEDERRAYAEAKSTLAVVVAPPSKLRLQPIAPSADWRVDLAEGCPAHCAYCYLAGSLKGPPITRVYANLDEITAALPAYLGQGQVTSRSRTRAHEGTTFEASCYTDPLALEPLTGSLAALIRFFGAWDADVQLRFTSKFADVSSLLDLPHGGRTRMRASINPPAYHRFEAGTDPVAARLAALRRMALAGYKVGLTIAPIIAADGWRDAYAELIAAAANQLRGIPNLDLTAELITHRFTPGSRAVLSNWYPGSDLEMDADQRAEKRTKFAGTKFVYPPELMKMLKDFFYDRLAAALPEARILYWT; encoded by the coding sequence ATGGAGCTTCACACCTCTCGGCCAGAGCGCCTGCGCACCTGGCGCCCCAGCCGCGCGCTGATCACCCGCGCGGCGCGGGATCATGACCACGGCCGCGCCATCGCGCAGCGCGCCGCCGCGCTCGGAATCCCGGTCGTCGAGCTTGCAGGCAACCAACTCCGCCTCGGCCTGCCCGAGGACGAGCGCCGGGCCTATGCCGAGGCCAAGTCCACGCTGGCCGTGGTGGTCGCCCCGCCGTCCAAGCTTCGCCTCCAGCCGATCGCGCCCAGCGCTGACTGGCGGGTCGATCTTGCCGAAGGCTGCCCGGCGCATTGCGCTTATTGCTATCTCGCGGGCTCGCTCAAAGGGCCGCCGATCACGCGCGTTTACGCCAATCTGGATGAGATCACCGCCGCGCTCCCCGCCTACCTCGGTCAGGGTCAGGTGACGTCACGATCGCGCACCCGCGCTCACGAAGGCACCACCTTCGAGGCAAGCTGCTATACCGACCCCCTCGCACTCGAACCGCTGACCGGCAGCCTTGCCGCGCTGATCCGCTTCTTCGGCGCGTGGGACGCCGACGTGCAGTTGCGCTTCACCAGCAAGTTCGCCGACGTGTCCTCGCTGCTCGACTTGCCCCACGGCGGTCGCACCCGGATGCGCGCATCGATCAACCCGCCCGCCTATCATCGCTTCGAAGCCGGCACCGATCCGGTCGCCGCCCGCCTCGCCGCGCTCCGCCGGATGGCCCTAGCAGGCTACAAGGTCGGCCTCACCATCGCCCCCATCATCGCCGCCGACGGCTGGCGCGACGCTTATGCCGAGCTGATCGCCGCCGCGGCCAATCAACTTCGCGGCATCCCGAACCTCGACCTCACCGCCGAGCTCATCACCCACCGCTTCACCCCAGGCAGCCGGGCGGTGCTGAGCAACTGGTATCCGGGATCGGACCTTGAGATGGATGCCGACCAGCGCGCCGAAAAACGCACCAAATTCGCCGGGACCAAGTTCGTCTATCCGCCCGAGCTGATGAAAATGCTCAAAGACTTCTTCTACGACCGACTTGCCGCCGCCCTTCCCGAAGCCCGGATCCTCTACTGGACCTGA
- a CDS encoding flagellar hook protein FlgE, whose product MSLYSALYAGASGLNAQSTAMAGVADNITNINTIGYKGVSTEFRTLVTPGSTKSQYSAGGVAAAPQALISKQGLIQASSSQTDLAIDGAGFFVVRSGTGGDSDLAFTRAGAFKPDVMGFLRNTSGYYLQGWKLDAAGNYTDTGLGSLQAVRASDLTGSASATSQIQLRANLQSDAPVLAGAYAAGDMATGTVTPQFQRSFDIYDAQGSAHRISMGFVKTAPNEWQAEIFAVPATDVTAADGLLTSGTVRFNPDGSLDLAGSTAAFFADLTPTWTNGAGSEPINLQLGSDGKLDGLIQFSGASAVISSAVNGGLAGNLASIEVDEQGVVSAIFDDGTSRKVFQLPVATFLNPDGLTRLSGNAYALSNASGAVAINPPGALGSGMIASSSLEGSNVDLAQEFTNMIRFQRAYSASSKIVTTVDDMLQELSNLKR is encoded by the coding sequence TTGAGCCTTTATTCCGCCCTTTATGCCGGCGCGTCCGGCCTGAACGCGCAATCGACCGCCATGGCGGGGGTTGCCGACAATATCACTAACATCAACACCATCGGCTACAAGGGGGTGTCGACCGAGTTCCGGACGCTGGTCACCCCGGGCAGCACCAAGAGCCAATATTCGGCGGGCGGGGTTGCCGCGGCGCCGCAGGCGCTGATCAGCAAGCAGGGACTGATCCAGGCGAGCAGCAGCCAGACCGATCTCGCGATCGACGGGGCGGGCTTCTTCGTGGTCCGCTCAGGCACCGGCGGCGACAGCGATCTCGCCTTCACCCGGGCGGGTGCGTTCAAGCCCGACGTCATGGGCTTTCTCCGCAATACCAGCGGCTATTATCTCCAAGGCTGGAAGCTCGACGCCGCCGGCAACTACACCGACACCGGGCTCGGCTCGCTGCAGGCGGTGCGGGCTAGCGACCTGACCGGCTCGGCCAGCGCCACCTCGCAGATTCAGCTGCGCGCCAATCTCCAGTCGGACGCGCCGGTGCTGGCAGGGGCGTATGCCGCCGGCGACATGGCGACCGGCACGGTCACCCCGCAGTTCCAGCGCAGCTTCGACATCTATGACGCGCAAGGGTCGGCGCACCGGATCAGCATGGGCTTCGTCAAGACCGCGCCCAACGAATGGCAGGCTGAAATCTTCGCCGTGCCGGCGACCGACGTCACCGCGGCCGATGGCCTGCTGACCAGCGGAACGGTCCGGTTCAATCCGGACGGCAGCCTCGATCTTGCCGGCTCGACCGCGGCCTTTTTCGCCGACCTTACCCCGACTTGGACCAACGGCGCCGGGTCGGAGCCGATCAATCTCCAGCTCGGCTCGGACGGCAAGCTCGACGGCTTGATCCAGTTCAGCGGTGCGAGCGCGGTGATCAGTTCGGCGGTCAACGGCGGTCTTGCCGGCAACCTTGCCTCGATCGAGGTCGATGAGCAGGGCGTGGTCAGCGCGATCTTCGACGACGGCACCTCGCGCAAGGTGTTCCAGCTGCCGGTCGCGACCTTCCTCAACCCGGACGGCCTGACCCGCCTCAGCGGCAATGCCTATGCTTTGTCGAACGCCAGCGGCGCGGTGGCGATCAATCCGCCGGGCGCGCTTGGGTCGGGCATGATCGCCAGCTCCTCGCTCGAAGGATCGAACGTCGATCTGGCGCAGGAATTCACCAACATGATCCGCTTCCAGCGGGCCTACAGCGCGTCGTCCAAGATCGTCACCACGGTCGACGACATGCTGCAGGAACTCTCCAACCTGAAGCGGTGA
- a CDS encoding FliI/YscN family ATPase, producing the protein MAALAALGERVRAADPHRRFGKLTRVQGACLSISGLGGAARIGARLHLAGSDGPLAAEVTALDGETATAMAFAPTESLVTGTLAELVAAEAALRPSPAWLGRVIDGLGAPLDGLGPLEQGLAPAPLRAPPPPAAERARVGPLLATGVRALDLFAPLCEGQRLGLFAGSGVGKSVLLSMLARWADCDVAVIGLIGERGREVQEFITDDLGPDGLARSVVVVATSDAPALMRRQAAFATLAVAEHFRAQGLRVLCLMDSVTRFAMAAREIGLAAGEPPATRGYPPSVFADLARLLERAGPGRVGEGSITGLFTVLVDGDDHDEPVADTVRGILDGHVVMSRRIAERGRYPAIDLLKSVSRTLPHCLPPQDNALRLEARRILSTYADMEELIRLGAYAPGASPELDRAIAVAPGIEALLTQTKADRGHPAEAFAALAGLVA; encoded by the coding sequence ATCGCCGCCCTTGCCGCGCTCGGGGAACGGGTCCGCGCCGCCGATCCACATCGCCGCTTCGGCAAGCTGACGCGCGTCCAGGGTGCCTGCCTGTCGATCTCCGGCCTCGGCGGCGCGGCGCGGATCGGCGCGCGGCTGCACCTTGCGGGCAGCGACGGCCCCCTCGCCGCCGAAGTCACCGCATTGGACGGTGAGACGGCGACCGCCATGGCCTTTGCCCCGACCGAAAGCCTTGTCACCGGTACGCTCGCCGAACTGGTCGCCGCCGAAGCCGCCTTGCGCCCTTCGCCCGCCTGGCTCGGACGTGTCATCGACGGCCTCGGCGCACCGCTCGACGGCCTTGGCCCGCTTGAGCAGGGCCTCGCGCCAGCCCCCTTGCGCGCGCCGCCGCCGCCCGCCGCCGAACGCGCGCGTGTCGGGCCGCTCCTCGCCACCGGGGTCCGCGCGCTCGACCTGTTCGCGCCGCTCTGCGAAGGGCAGCGCCTGGGCCTGTTCGCCGGCTCGGGCGTCGGCAAGTCGGTGCTACTTTCCATGCTCGCGCGCTGGGCCGACTGCGACGTCGCGGTGATTGGCCTCATCGGCGAACGCGGCCGCGAAGTGCAGGAATTCATCACCGACGACCTCGGCCCCGATGGCCTCGCCCGCTCGGTGGTCGTGGTCGCGACCTCCGACGCCCCCGCGCTGATGCGACGCCAGGCCGCCTTCGCCACCCTTGCCGTCGCCGAGCATTTCCGAGCCCAGGGCCTGCGCGTCCTCTGCCTGATGGACAGCGTCACCCGCTTCGCCATGGCCGCGCGCGAGATCGGGCTGGCCGCCGGCGAGCCGCCCGCCACCCGCGGCTATCCCCCGTCCGTCTTCGCCGACCTCGCCCGCCTGCTCGAACGCGCCGGCCCCGGCCGCGTTGGCGAGGGCAGCATCACCGGCCTGTTCACCGTGCTGGTCGACGGCGACGACCATGACGAGCCGGTCGCCGACACCGTGCGCGGCATCCTCGACGGTCACGTGGTGATGAGCCGCCGCATCGCCGAACGCGGCCGCTACCCCGCGATCGATCTCCTGAAATCGGTCAGCCGCACCCTCCCCCACTGCCTTCCGCCGCAAGACAATGCGCTCCGCCTCGAAGCGCGCCGAATCCTTTCGACCTACGCCGACATGGAAGAACTGATCCGCCTCGGCGCCTACGCCCCCGGCGCCAGCCCCGAGCTCGATCGCGCCATCGCCGTCGCGCCCGGCATCGAAGCGTTGCTGACCCAGACCAAGGCCGACCGCGGCCATCCCGCCGAAGCCTTTGCCGCGCTGGCCGGGCTGGTCGCATGA
- a CDS encoding peptidoglycan-binding protein has product MSTSPLAPLPPSVRADLLYRAARFELDNRLWQAALGGTDRARPDALTDRPTGGLLRLDTLIEALAAEDRLQPTLSPDTPPPPSAPSAPLSLGANQHLAPALERAAARTGLQPEVLASIVDAESARRPDGSWNPASRNPRSSATGLGQFLSGTWIDEARRPGSWLNATAEARGWLASDGSIRPEARSALLALRTDPAASIEVIADHAAANLRTLRARGIAPSDEAGTARAAYLAHHLGLGDTLRYLGAGLGEQRAGHLLAAQVGGAAAERRIAAAGNAVSAHRAWLDTYVDKRIQPARFLSA; this is encoded by the coding sequence GTGAGCACGTCCCCGCTGGCGCCGCTGCCGCCCTCGGTCCGCGCCGATCTCCTTTACCGCGCCGCCCGGTTCGAGCTCGACAACCGCCTGTGGCAAGCGGCGCTCGGCGGTACCGATCGCGCGAGACCCGATGCCCTTACCGATCGCCCGACCGGCGGCCTGCTCCGCCTCGATACCTTGATCGAGGCGCTTGCGGCCGAGGATCGGCTGCAACCCACCCTCAGCCCCGACACGCCGCCGCCACCCTCGGCTCCCTCGGCACCGCTCAGCCTCGGCGCCAACCAGCACCTCGCCCCAGCGCTCGAGCGCGCCGCCGCCCGCACCGGGCTCCAGCCCGAAGTCCTCGCGTCGATCGTCGATGCCGAATCCGCCCGCCGCCCCGACGGCAGCTGGAACCCCGCCAGCCGCAACCCGCGCTCCAGCGCCACCGGGCTCGGCCAGTTCCTCTCCGGCACCTGGATCGACGAAGCACGTCGTCCGGGAAGCTGGCTCAATGCCACCGCCGAAGCGCGCGGCTGGCTGGCAAGCGACGGATCGATCCGCCCCGAAGCCCGCTCGGCCCTGCTCGCCCTACGCACCGATCCCGCCGCCTCGATCGAGGTCATTGCCGACCATGCCGCGGCCAACCTCCGCACGCTGCGCGCCCGCGGGATCGCGCCGTCGGACGAAGCCGGCACCGCCCGCGCCGCTTACCTCGCCCATCATCTCGGCCTCGGCGACACCCTGCGCTATCTTGGCGCTGGCCTCGGCGAGCAGCGCGCCGGTCATCTCCTCGCCGCACAGGTCGGCGGAGCGGCCGCCGAACGCCGCATCGCGGCCGCCGGCAACGCGGTTTCCGCGCATCGCGCGTGGCTCGACACCTATGTCGACAAGCGCATTCAACCGGCCCGTTTCCTGTCAGCCTGA